A genomic segment from Solenopsis invicta isolate M01_SB chromosome 5, UNIL_Sinv_3.0, whole genome shotgun sequence encodes:
- the LOC105205791 gene encoding microtubule-associated protein Jupiter isoform X1: MATYAAYRHVELDNVGYGKKRVLKPPGGGSSDIFGAAPEETSPRRIKAHNQSQLGSALFGDTNGVDGPTAAVSRSSKPGNDSYKRLFGPPDAPPTPNARNHMRSNIPLSGGSSISSLSSGTATSPAKSTASSNSTSGFANGYASNGSNSFNDMTAFRRKKRFRGLPARNPVTGDGIEVTPVRRIPRKYRDGNPVTGTGYASEVQKNGLVMQNGTASSNSSISGEKSNDTSPASAKPPSRTRVPPGGYSSGLW; encoded by the exons ATGGCCACCTACGCGGCGTACAGGCACGTCGAGCTCGACAATGTCGGATACGGGAAGAAAAG GGTGTTGAAACCACCTGGTGGCGGCAGCAGCGACATTTTCGGCGCGGCCCCGGAAGAGACGAGCCCTCGACGCATCAAGGCTCACAATCAGTCCCAGCTGGGCTCGGCCCTTTTCGGCGACACCAACGGCGTCGACGGCCCGACTGCTGCGGTGTCGCGCAGCAGCAAGCCTGGTAATGATTCATACAAACGTCTGTTTGGCCCCCCCGATGCCCCACCCACCCCAAACGCGAGAAATCACATGCGCAGCAATATTCCCCTCAGCGGGGGATCGTCGATTTCGTCATTATCGTCAGGCACCGCGACCTCGCCTGCGAAGAGCACGGCCAGCAGCAACTCTACGTCGGGCTTCGCCAACGGCTATGCCAGCAACGGCAGCAATTCCTTCAATGATATGACAG CTTTTAGGAGAAAGAAACGATTTC GAGGATTGCCGGCGCGCAACCCAGTCACCGGAGATGGAATCGAGGTGACGCCCGTGAGGCGCATCCCACGAAAGTATCGAG ATGGCAACCCGGTAACCGGAACCGGCTACGCGTCCGAGGTGCAGAAGAACGGACTGGTCATGCAGAACGGAACCGCCAGCTCGAATTCCAGCATCAGCGGCGAGAAGTCGAACGACACGTCACCGGCGTCGGCAAAACCGCCGTCGCGCACCCGCGTCCCGCCCGGTGGCTATTCATCCGGACTCTGGTAA
- the LOC105205791 gene encoding microtubule-associated protein Jupiter isoform X2: MTSTNTYQGLANSCRKSSKVLKPPGGGSSDIFGAAPEETSPRRIKAHNQSQLGSALFGDTNGVDGPTAAVSRSSKPGNDSYKRLFGPPDAPPTPNARNHMRSNIPLSGGSSISSLSSGTATSPAKSTASSNSTSGFANGYASNGSNSFNDMTAFRRKKRFRGLPARNPVTGDGIEVTPVRRIPRKYRDGNPVTGTGYASEVQKNGLVMQNGTASSNSSISGEKSNDTSPASAKPPSRTRVPPGGYSSGLW, translated from the exons GGTGTTGAAACCACCTGGTGGCGGCAGCAGCGACATTTTCGGCGCGGCCCCGGAAGAGACGAGCCCTCGACGCATCAAGGCTCACAATCAGTCCCAGCTGGGCTCGGCCCTTTTCGGCGACACCAACGGCGTCGACGGCCCGACTGCTGCGGTGTCGCGCAGCAGCAAGCCTGGTAATGATTCATACAAACGTCTGTTTGGCCCCCCCGATGCCCCACCCACCCCAAACGCGAGAAATCACATGCGCAGCAATATTCCCCTCAGCGGGGGATCGTCGATTTCGTCATTATCGTCAGGCACCGCGACCTCGCCTGCGAAGAGCACGGCCAGCAGCAACTCTACGTCGGGCTTCGCCAACGGCTATGCCAGCAACGGCAGCAATTCCTTCAATGATATGACAG CTTTTAGGAGAAAGAAACGATTTC GAGGATTGCCGGCGCGCAACCCAGTCACCGGAGATGGAATCGAGGTGACGCCCGTGAGGCGCATCCCACGAAAGTATCGAG ATGGCAACCCGGTAACCGGAACCGGCTACGCGTCCGAGGTGCAGAAGAACGGACTGGTCATGCAGAACGGAACCGCCAGCTCGAATTCCAGCATCAGCGGCGAGAAGTCGAACGACACGTCACCGGCGTCGGCAAAACCGCCGTCGCGCACCCGCGTCCCGCCCGGTGGCTATTCATCCGGACTCTGGTAA
- the LOC105205791 gene encoding microtubule-associated protein Jupiter isoform X3, protein MWAGQDDTQRFKTRVLKPPGGGSSDIFGAAPEETSPRRIKAHNQSQLGSALFGDTNGVDGPTAAVSRSSKPGNDSYKRLFGPPDAPPTPNARNHMRSNIPLSGGSSISSLSSGTATSPAKSTASSNSTSGFANGYASNGSNSFNDMTAFRRKKRFRGLPARNPVTGDGIEVTPVRRIPRKYRDGNPVTGTGYASEVQKNGLVMQNGTASSNSSISGEKSNDTSPASAKPPSRTRVPPGGYSSGLW, encoded by the exons GGTGTTGAAACCACCTGGTGGCGGCAGCAGCGACATTTTCGGCGCGGCCCCGGAAGAGACGAGCCCTCGACGCATCAAGGCTCACAATCAGTCCCAGCTGGGCTCGGCCCTTTTCGGCGACACCAACGGCGTCGACGGCCCGACTGCTGCGGTGTCGCGCAGCAGCAAGCCTGGTAATGATTCATACAAACGTCTGTTTGGCCCCCCCGATGCCCCACCCACCCCAAACGCGAGAAATCACATGCGCAGCAATATTCCCCTCAGCGGGGGATCGTCGATTTCGTCATTATCGTCAGGCACCGCGACCTCGCCTGCGAAGAGCACGGCCAGCAGCAACTCTACGTCGGGCTTCGCCAACGGCTATGCCAGCAACGGCAGCAATTCCTTCAATGATATGACAG CTTTTAGGAGAAAGAAACGATTTC GAGGATTGCCGGCGCGCAACCCAGTCACCGGAGATGGAATCGAGGTGACGCCCGTGAGGCGCATCCCACGAAAGTATCGAG ATGGCAACCCGGTAACCGGAACCGGCTACGCGTCCGAGGTGCAGAAGAACGGACTGGTCATGCAGAACGGAACCGCCAGCTCGAATTCCAGCATCAGCGGCGAGAAGTCGAACGACACGTCACCGGCGTCGGCAAAACCGCCGTCGCGCACCCGCGTCCCGCCCGGTGGCTATTCATCCGGACTCTGGTAA
- the LOC105205791 gene encoding microtubule-associated protein Jupiter isoform X4, with protein sequence MATYAAYRHVELDNVGYGKKRVLKPPGGGSSDIFGAAPEETSPRRIKAHNQSQLGSALFGDTNGVDGPTAAVSRSSKPGNDSYKRLFGPPDAPPTPNARNHMRSNIPLSGGSSISSLSSGTATSPAKSTASSNSTSGFANGYASNGSNSFNDMTDGNPVTGTGYASEVQKNGLVMQNGTASSNSSISGEKSNDTSPASAKPPSRTRVPPGGYSSGLW encoded by the exons ATGGCCACCTACGCGGCGTACAGGCACGTCGAGCTCGACAATGTCGGATACGGGAAGAAAAG GGTGTTGAAACCACCTGGTGGCGGCAGCAGCGACATTTTCGGCGCGGCCCCGGAAGAGACGAGCCCTCGACGCATCAAGGCTCACAATCAGTCCCAGCTGGGCTCGGCCCTTTTCGGCGACACCAACGGCGTCGACGGCCCGACTGCTGCGGTGTCGCGCAGCAGCAAGCCTGGTAATGATTCATACAAACGTCTGTTTGGCCCCCCCGATGCCCCACCCACCCCAAACGCGAGAAATCACATGCGCAGCAATATTCCCCTCAGCGGGGGATCGTCGATTTCGTCATTATCGTCAGGCACCGCGACCTCGCCTGCGAAGAGCACGGCCAGCAGCAACTCTACGTCGGGCTTCGCCAACGGCTATGCCAGCAACGGCAGCAATTCCTTCAATGATATGACAG ATGGCAACCCGGTAACCGGAACCGGCTACGCGTCCGAGGTGCAGAAGAACGGACTGGTCATGCAGAACGGAACCGCCAGCTCGAATTCCAGCATCAGCGGCGAGAAGTCGAACGACACGTCACCGGCGTCGGCAAAACCGCCGTCGCGCACCCGCGTCCCGCCCGGTGGCTATTCATCCGGACTCTGGTAA